The sequence ATTGGAGAGCTCCCTTGGCTGACTCCGAAACTCATCGTCAGGggtttatgatattatatatattaatatgtgatTTAGTTATTCccgaacatacataaaaaaattaggaAGAGGAGAAATTGTAATAGATTAAAATTCCTCCTccttttttaaagtaagttaaGAAACATGTAGCAACGACTGCGTTCATGGTTCTGTTATCAATGGAGACTAAAATCAGACGAGCGAGCTCCGTGGGTTACGTTTTTCGATGATGAAAACGACTTCGTGCCTGTTTGCTCGGACTCACTCGCTTTATAACGGATCAGGATATTTGGTTCCTACTCTAAGGAGTTTAACAAACTTCTATAACCTTACACAACCGTAAACTTgttttctaaaatttatatatacatatttacaacatttatttgcAAGTAATCTCTCATCTAACaaagcttttgtttttttttttaatttaaatactcttACATTACATACTCCTTTTCCGCGAGTGCTGAAAGCACACAGCTCTAATTCCGGATCGTATTTGGCAAATTGTTCAGCGACACTTATATTGTAGTTGAGAGCCTTCGAGCACTCGTCTCCGTCGACGGTCGTAACGAACAGCACCAACAAACGATTAGACAAAGGACCACCTACctgaaaaattaattacattttattagtcTGCTCATATGTTTTTTCTGAGCATTTCGGAATCCGATTAGAGATTAATTTAATACCAAccaaagattatttaatattattaaaaaatctttggttaaaaaaaaatattggctttTTCAAATTTTCTGTTGAAAatgatatagttttaattttaataaacctgGACCCACCAACCTCGTTCTAGTGGTGTAAAGGTAAATTACAccactatttttttctattttcattattgcagaaatattgtttaaaaaattaaaatttaaatattccccTACTTACTACTATTCTACCCCATCCAGCTACCCGTGAAGCGATATCACCAATGATGTAATCGAAGTTCAAGGACACCGGCTGTATCCTGTCAGTTAAAGGCATAATATCGCCTGTGACTAAGATGCCGATATCGTTCTTGACAGTAAACGAGTTCCAATTCTCGTGGGTAATGTTTCTGGCCACGCtaaaagacctaccaccaataTTCCACCGATTTGTACCAACAGCTACTCGCAAGAAACTGTAAGTTCAAtggaatacaatttaaaaattctaagtTTTTATCAGTATAGTATTCCATGTATGAGACCACATTTCAATAAATACCAGTAGTAAGTTCAAGACAATTTTTTGTTGTCCTGGATTTACTAATGAATTATTCAAAAGATTCATAACATAAAATTCTGAGTTAAGTATTTGACTTAGGATTCAAGGTAAAGGATATTAAGGTATATGCATTCTACTAGTTTccaaatgacaaatatttagGCTTTAATCTatgtactttttgttttatgtctCTAATATATGTACCAAATATTTATGCAAACattttaaactaacaaaaagaatattttttatagatagacgATTcgttttttttggaaattaaatataaaaattactcacATGGAAAGACTACCTCTTCTATAAACAGAGTCGATACAGTGAGCAGCTGTCAGCACATGCCTTGTGGTGATAACTGATCCTCCACATATGAGAAATCTGATAAAGATGCCAGTTCTCAAGGCCACCATATAAGGAATGCTTCCCTCAGCCGCTACTGATCCTCCAACGACTCGATTGTTTGCATCCAATTGCGAATTTTGAAATGAAGCAGCTAAACGAAAATTTATAGTACCTTAAACTTACTGTTTGCCGATACTTACACTTTGCCTTTCATAGTGTAACACACttctgatttaaattaatatgaaaaattcaACTATCGAgttgtcattatttaaatatttataattcctcTCAATTACTATTGGAGTCGatgtttatttctaaaaagCCGTGCCTTGTTTTTGTCGACAATGACTaaggaacaaacataaaaaacgtAAATGAAAATCTAAAACAAATGGTAACATCCAATAACTTGGCGaattttattccaaataatGTTCCAATTCCAATAAATGATTCAGCCGAACTGATAAAATTAGACGacttatttgaattttagtcaattaatatgaaaatgtaaacCTACTTACCATTGCTACTAACGAGACAAACTAAAAAGATCAAATATTTCAAGTACATTTTCGTTAACTTTTAACGTAACTATTTAAACGGTAATAAAGTGTTGAAAGCGgtcatttgttatttatattcttaaaaatatcaagtgcgagtcggactcggaCAGCGATTGTTCTTCGTAATAGTAATTTGTCTATTAAAATGTGTCTACTCAGTTTATCCCGGTTTTCTGCCTTCCGCATACAATCAGGTCACGTCGCCTTCTTTAGATATCGGTACACCTGGCTGGAGGGCGCCCGACGCTGTGTTTGTCGATCCATGGTCTCCACGTTACAACTCGTATGTTCCAACGGCCATTCGATTAGTAAATGCGCCAACACcatctttactttaaattatcaatgaaaTGCCCATAAATATTCTTATCTTTTGCGTGTTCCATGTTCTTCGTTGCGTTACCAATTGTGACccgaattattgatatttacacATATGGTAAActgatttacattatttttttcttaaatagatTATAGGCTCAGTATATAAGTTAAAAGGAAAAATTCCCTTCTTaggaatgaaaattaataaggtATAAGGGTGAAGATATCTACAgctatatattttgaatgtacgtatctctaaaaagaaa comes from Vanessa tameamea isolate UH-Manoa-2023 chromosome 15, ilVanTame1 primary haplotype, whole genome shotgun sequence and encodes:
- the LOC113402804 gene encoding chymotrypsin-2-like, whose translation is MYLKYLIFLVCLVSSNAASFQNSQLDANNRVVGGSVAAEGSIPYMVALRTGIFIRFLICGGSVITTRHVLTAAHCIDSVYRRGSLSIFLRVAVGTNRWNIGGRSFSVARNITHENWNSFTVKNDIGILVTGDIMPLTDRIQPVSLNFDYIIGDIASRVAGWGRIVVGGPLSNRLLVLFVTTVDGDECSKALNYNISVAEQFAKYDPELELCAFSTRGKGVCNGDSGSALVRKNNNEQIGIVSWGYACARGVPDVYVRLSAYKGWIENALSGPS